Proteins co-encoded in one Arachis hypogaea cultivar Tifrunner chromosome 11, arahy.Tifrunner.gnm2.J5K5, whole genome shotgun sequence genomic window:
- the LOC112722479 gene encoding transcription factor bHLH47 gives MGSENQTPMTETSKNRSSGKTNQGKVPKRIHKAEREKMKREHLNELFLDLANVLDLNEQNNGKASILNETARLLKDLLCQIESLKKENSSLLSESHYVTMEKNELKEETASLETQIEKLQVEIQARVTQSKPDLNAPPHVEIEPPEQANFTGQSLQFPPMEPNLQQGPAVFVVPYRPGFQAAFSAPTVAEVTPKPSSAISKPHARYPTPADSWPSLLLGQQPTSS, from the exons ATGGGATCTGAGAATCAGACTCCGATGACTGAGACTTCAAAAAACAG GTCTTCTGGTAAAACAAACCAGGGGAAAGTCCCTAAGAGGATCCACAAGGCTGAAAGGGAGAAAATGAAGCGGGAACATTTGAATGAGCTCTTTCTTGATCTTGCCAATGTACTTG ATCTAAATGAGCAGAACAACGGAAAGGCTTCTATATTGAACGAAACTGCTAGGCTGCTAAAGGACTTGCTCTGTCAGATTGAGTCCCTCAAGAAGGAGAACTCATCTCTATTGTCTGAATCTCACTAT GTTACCATGGAGAAAAATGAGTTAAAGGAGGAGACTGCCAGTCTAGAAACTCAAATCGAGAAACTTCAAGTCGAGATACAAGCGAGAGTAACTCAGTCTAAACCTGACCTGAATGCACCTCCCCACGTGGAAATTGAGCCACCGGAGCAGGCAAATTTTACGGGGCAGAGTCTCCAATTCCCTCCCATGGAACCCAACTTGCAGCAAGGACCTGCAGTTTTTGTTGTCCCCTATCGCCCTGGTTTCCAAGCTGCTTTCTCAGCTCCTACCGTCGCTGAGGTCACTCCAAAACCTTCATCTGCCATCAGTAAACCGCATGCCCGGTATCCAACGCCAGCAGATTCATGGCCTTCATTGCTGCTTGGACAGCAACCAACCTCAAGTTGA